The proteins below are encoded in one region of Gaiella occulta:
- a CDS encoding sigma-70 family RNA polymerase sigma factor: MAAFERTPAHPGNSPARDGSDPAALCIGRLYEEHSRMIRALCQLLLRNPFDAEDAAQQTFLSAFGSLIDGTVPKLPAPWLATIARRECWARTAQRRRQPVALDESNAPASAADNPLDEAIRNLDLAALWRAINDLPRKQRTAFLMREFAGLSYAEVAEALGATESAIESLLVRARRQVRDGLEPAVRAANLVLTPVVLLQHRLGRLLGERGAATGAAATAGIPAAAKLGALVGAVVVGSAGIGGGVLYDRTTAHRAPLDLSARTPAPNAGTVSSALDRLLGEPVAGSLFPLTSGRDPLGSPPYASDRAAVPSGGISPAGATTAGSAQAPSEGTSTGAAGTDSNPADPAADPTASSNPSSAADSPETTDTAPTDTTPPADMTSSVDTTPTLDPAPADSSPTATDDPATAPTDTTAGP; the protein is encoded by the coding sequence ATGGCCGCCTTCGAACGCACGCCGGCCCATCCCGGCAACTCCCCGGCTCGCGACGGAAGCGACCCAGCGGCACTTTGCATCGGGCGGCTGTACGAAGAGCACTCCCGGATGATCCGGGCGCTCTGCCAGCTGCTGCTGCGCAACCCGTTCGACGCCGAGGACGCCGCCCAGCAGACGTTTCTCTCGGCCTTCGGGAGCCTCATCGACGGCACCGTCCCGAAGCTGCCCGCGCCCTGGCTCGCGACGATCGCACGCCGCGAGTGCTGGGCGCGCACGGCGCAGCGGCGGCGCCAGCCGGTGGCCCTCGACGAGAGCAACGCCCCCGCCTCGGCGGCGGACAATCCGCTCGACGAGGCCATTCGCAACCTCGACCTGGCGGCGCTCTGGCGCGCGATCAACGACCTGCCTCGCAAGCAGCGCACCGCCTTCCTGATGCGCGAGTTCGCCGGACTCTCCTACGCCGAGGTGGCCGAGGCGCTGGGCGCGACCGAGTCAGCCATCGAATCGCTGCTCGTGCGCGCCCGCCGACAGGTGCGCGACGGCCTCGAGCCTGCCGTGCGCGCCGCGAACCTCGTTCTCACTCCGGTCGTGCTCCTCCAGCACCGCCTCGGACGCCTCCTCGGCGAGCGCGGAGCCGCCACGGGAGCAGCGGCGACCGCGGGGATTCCCGCGGCGGCCAAGCTCGGAGCCCTCGTGGGAGCTGTTGTCGTCGGCTCGGCCGGGATCGGGGGCGGCGTCCTCTACGACCGCACCACGGCCCACCGTGCCCCCCTCGATCTCTCCGCGCGGACCCCCGCGCCGAATGCAGGCACGGTCTCGAGCGCTCTCGACCGGCTGCTCGGAGAACCGGTGGCCGGCAGTCTGTTCCCGCTCACGAGCGGCCGCGACCCACTCGGCAGCCCGCCCTACGCGTCCGACCGCGCCGCCGTCCCCTCCGGCGGCATCAGCCCCGCCGGCGCGACCACAGCCGGCAGCGCCCAGGCGCCGAGCGAAGGAACATCGACCGGCGCTGCCGGCACCGATTCCAACCCGGCAGATCCTGCAGCCGACCCGACCGCCTCGAGCAACCCGAGCTCCGCCGCCGACTCGCCGGAAACGACAGACACCGCGCCGACCGACACGACGCCACCCGCCGACATGACGTCCAGCGTCGACACCACGCCGACCCTCGATCCGGCGCCCGCGGACAGCTCGCCTACAGCCACGGATGACCCGGCGACAGCGCCCACCGACACCACCGCCGGTCCCTGA
- a CDS encoding alpha/beta hydrolase, with protein sequence MNGALRFLERPAAGEPEGALVLLHGRGADEHDLFPLLDALDPERRLLGITPRGPLALPPGGAHWYRLGGIPTPDPATFFPTFAEAAAFLDSLPVPVDRVVLGGFSQGAVMSWALGLAAGRPRPAAIVALSGFMPQVEGLELDLTALDGYPIAVAHGSHDPVIPVELGRAAAERVRAAGAEVLWRESPLPHTIDPRVLPELQAFVAAAT encoded by the coding sequence ATGAACGGGGCGCTCCGCTTCCTCGAGCGCCCTGCCGCCGGCGAGCCCGAAGGGGCGCTCGTGCTGCTGCACGGTCGCGGCGCCGACGAGCACGACCTCTTCCCCCTGCTCGACGCGCTCGACCCCGAGCGGCGCCTGCTCGGGATCACGCCGCGCGGGCCGCTGGCGCTGCCGCCGGGCGGCGCCCACTGGTACCGGCTCGGCGGCATCCCCACGCCCGATCCGGCCACGTTCTTCCCGACGTTCGCGGAGGCGGCCGCGTTCCTCGACTCCCTGCCGGTGCCCGTCGACCGCGTCGTGCTCGGCGGCTTCTCGCAGGGGGCGGTGATGAGCTGGGCGCTCGGGCTCGCGGCCGGCCGGCCGCGGCCGGCCGCGATCGTGGCTCTGTCGGGATTCATGCCGCAGGTGGAGGGCCTCGAGCTCGACCTGACGGCGCTCGACGGCTATCCGATCGCGGTTGCGCACGGGTCGCACGACCCCGTCATCCCTGTCGAGCTCGGTCGCGCGGCGGCCGAGCGCGTGCGCGCAGCCGGCGCCGAGGTGCTCTGGCGCGAGTCGCCGCTGCCGCACACGATCGACCCTCGCGTGCTGCCGGAGCTGCAGGCGTTCGTCGCGGCCGCGACGTAG
- a CDS encoding VOC family protein — MMGRHFATKGGPMRLEGIHHVTCITGDAPGNVDFYTGVLGLRLVKKTVNQDDPTVYHLFYADEAGSPGADITFFEYPGARRGRAGAGMVHRVTFRVASEAALDFWEQRLEGAGTPTRRADGRLRFDDPEGLGLELAAVETSDAPLVAGHPEIPAQHALQGFDGVRAFAASPDASRRLLEQTLGFTPAGAAAWEVRGGARGGVYAYDAPPGSGAGVPGAGTVHHVAFASPTDEHGAWLDAVRAAGLGASGVIDRFWFRSIYFREPSGVLFEIATLGPGFSVDEDPEHLGEALILPPAFEHLRPRIEPLLTPLPDPRASWATA; from the coding sequence ATGATGGGGCGACACTTCGCCACGAAGGGAGGACCGATGCGGCTCGAGGGCATCCACCACGTCACGTGCATCACCGGCGACGCGCCGGGCAACGTCGACTTCTACACCGGCGTGCTCGGGCTGCGTCTGGTGAAGAAGACGGTCAACCAGGACGACCCGACCGTCTACCACCTCTTCTACGCGGACGAGGCGGGCAGCCCCGGCGCGGACATCACCTTCTTCGAGTATCCGGGCGCCCGCCGCGGCCGGGCGGGGGCCGGGATGGTGCATCGCGTCACCTTCCGCGTCGCCTCCGAGGCCGCGCTCGACTTCTGGGAGCAGCGCCTCGAGGGCGCGGGCACCCCGACGCGCCGGGCGGACGGGCGCCTCCGCTTCGACGATCCGGAGGGTCTCGGGCTCGAGCTCGCCGCCGTCGAGACGAGCGACGCGCCGCTCGTCGCCGGGCACCCAGAGATCCCCGCGCAGCACGCGCTGCAGGGGTTCGACGGCGTGCGCGCCTTCGCCGCGAGCCCGGATGCGAGCCGGCGTCTGCTCGAGCAGACGCTCGGCTTCACGCCGGCGGGAGCGGCAGCGTGGGAGGTGCGCGGCGGCGCTCGCGGCGGCGTCTACGCCTACGACGCCCCGCCGGGCTCGGGAGCCGGGGTTCCCGGCGCCGGCACGGTGCACCACGTCGCCTTCGCCTCCCCGACGGACGAGCACGGCGCCTGGCTCGACGCGGTCAGGGCTGCGGGGCTCGGCGCCAGCGGCGTCATCGACCGCTTCTGGTTTCGCTCGATCTACTTCCGGGAGCCGAGCGGGGTGCTGTTCGAGATCGCGACGCTCGGCCCCGGCTTCTCCGTCGACGAGGATCCGGAGCACCTGGGCGAGGCGCTCATCCTGCCTCCCGCGTTCGAGCACCTGCGGCCCCGGATCGAGCCGCTGCTGACGCCGCTCCCCGACCCGCGCGCGTCGTGGGCGACGGCATGA
- a CDS encoding MarR family winged helix-turn-helix transcriptional regulator, translated as MQTLSLNGLTPAELGAWRGLLRVHAQLVRELDRELQEEHGLPLHAYEVLLVLERSPGARLRMSELADAVLLSQSGLTRLVDRLARDGLVERSRCADDRRGLLAHLTAAGRARLAQARPTHLRGVRERFLAHLDETTLRELAAVWERVLPGAASE; from the coding sequence ATGCAAACACTTTCGCTCAACGGGCTCACTCCCGCAGAGCTCGGCGCCTGGCGCGGACTGCTGCGCGTGCACGCGCAGCTCGTGCGCGAGCTCGACCGCGAGCTGCAGGAGGAGCACGGCCTGCCGCTCCACGCCTACGAGGTGCTGCTCGTCCTCGAGCGCTCCCCCGGGGCGCGGCTGCGCATGTCCGAGCTCGCCGACGCGGTGCTGCTGAGCCAGAGCGGGCTCACCCGCCTCGTCGACCGGCTCGCGCGCGACGGCCTCGTCGAGCGGTCACGCTGCGCGGACGACCGGCGCGGCCTGCTCGCCCACCTCACCGCCGCAGGGCGTGCGCGGCTCGCGCAGGCCCGGCCCACGCACCTGCGCGGCGTCCGCGAGCGCTTCCTCGCGCACCTCGACGAGACGACGCTGCGGGAGCTCGCCGCCGTATGGGAGCGCGTCCTTCCCGGCGCGGCCTCCGAGTGA
- a CDS encoding glycosyltransferase family 4 protein yields MKIGIVVPFSWSFWGGVLEHAEAQAAALEARGHEVRLVMGNDPPGQFTRTLHPRVGRHGEPPANVIPIGRSVIVPANGSLPNIILSPRAVLRIRRVLERERFDVVHLHEPMTPVTCIATLVFATSPIVATHHASGDLGWMKLGMPAWAFLMDRIDERIAVSERARASAERWLPGDYTIVPNGVVLPDGVEPAGREHTITFAGRHEPRKGLHVLLRAWPAIRERTGARLRVCGSDPLAVRLLLTRLRVPDDGIDILGFLPKDELTALLSRTKALVAPSLGGESFGMVLTNAFACALPVVASDIPGYREVITPASSVAVAPDDPAALADAVVALLADEPRREAMGAAARQVAVEKYGWPDIARRLEEIYERAVRKGRKPVAA; encoded by the coding sequence GTGAAGATCGGCATCGTCGTGCCGTTCTCGTGGTCATTCTGGGGCGGGGTGCTCGAACACGCCGAGGCCCAGGCGGCGGCGCTCGAGGCGCGCGGCCACGAGGTGCGCCTCGTCATGGGCAACGACCCCCCGGGGCAGTTCACGCGCACCCTGCACCCGCGCGTCGGCCGGCACGGCGAGCCGCCCGCGAACGTGATCCCGATCGGGCGCTCGGTGATCGTGCCGGCCAACGGCTCGCTTCCCAACATCATCCTCAGCCCGCGCGCCGTCCTGCGCATCCGGCGCGTGCTCGAGCGCGAGCGCTTCGACGTCGTCCACCTGCACGAGCCGATGACCCCGGTCACCTGCATCGCGACGCTGGTGTTCGCGACCTCGCCCATCGTCGCCACGCACCATGCCTCCGGCGATCTCGGCTGGATGAAGCTCGGCATGCCGGCCTGGGCGTTTCTGATGGACCGGATCGACGAGCGCATCGCCGTCTCCGAGCGCGCACGCGCCTCGGCTGAACGCTGGCTCCCGGGCGACTACACGATCGTCCCCAACGGCGTCGTCCTGCCCGACGGCGTCGAGCCCGCCGGGCGCGAGCACACGATCACCTTTGCCGGCCGCCACGAGCCGCGCAAGGGCCTCCACGTGCTGCTGCGGGCCTGGCCGGCGATCCGGGAGCGTACGGGCGCCCGCCTGCGCGTGTGCGGCTCCGACCCGCTCGCCGTGCGCCTGCTGCTGACGCGGCTGCGCGTGCCGGACGACGGGATCGACATCCTCGGCTTCCTGCCCAAGGACGAGCTGACGGCCCTGCTGTCGCGGACGAAGGCGCTCGTGGCGCCGTCGCTCGGCGGCGAGAGCTTCGGCATGGTGCTGACCAACGCGTTCGCCTGCGCGCTCCCTGTCGTCGCCTCGGACATCCCCGGCTACCGGGAGGTGATCACGCCCGCGTCGTCGGTCGCCGTCGCGCCCGACGACCCGGCGGCGCTCGCGGACGCCGTCGTCGCGTTGCTGGCCGACGAGCCGCGCCGGGAGGCGATGGGCGCCGCGGCGCGGCAGGTGGCGGTGGAGAAGTACGGCTGGCCCGACATCGCCCGCCGGCTGGAGGAGATCTACGAGCGGGCCGTGCGGAAGGGCCGGAAGCCGGTCGCCGCGTGA
- a CDS encoding lysylphosphatidylglycerol synthase transmembrane domain-containing protein translates to MSAGLRLLKSPWARGVLVLALLGSALLALWWRGPDWTTVYHAFDFVAWRWVALAVVLNLLSVLVRAIAWRLTIGQALPDPQPSFGHVFSSFGVGLLGNAVLPARAGELARVAVLRRHLPGHGRGTTATLLGTVFAHRLFDFPAVALLVAYVFATAKIPHWALTSLVVFGLVGLALLSAAVISVRRAHGAAHALDAGVSSLRRLLVMGRQGLVVLRAPLPAAGAAFFQLGGWVLQLLAVYAVMRAFDLGVHLPAAGLVLLLMNVATIFPFWPGNIGLLQAAVALPLVTYGVAYGVGFAFALVLQAVEMSVGVGVGLAFLTREGLSLASLQRMEEEQEYEEDAIIAREAARVGSEAAREHTPAL, encoded by the coding sequence GTGAGCGCCGGGCTGCGGCTGCTGAAGAGCCCGTGGGCGCGCGGCGTGCTCGTGCTCGCGCTGCTCGGCTCCGCGCTGCTCGCCCTCTGGTGGCGCGGCCCCGACTGGACGACCGTCTACCACGCCTTCGACTTCGTCGCATGGCGCTGGGTCGCGCTCGCGGTCGTGCTCAACCTGCTCTCGGTGCTCGTGCGCGCGATCGCGTGGCGGCTGACGATCGGCCAGGCGCTGCCCGACCCGCAGCCGTCGTTCGGGCACGTGTTCTCGTCGTTCGGCGTCGGGCTGCTCGGAAACGCGGTGCTACCCGCCCGTGCCGGCGAGCTCGCACGCGTCGCCGTCCTGCGCCGCCATCTGCCCGGCCACGGACGCGGGACGACGGCGACCCTGCTCGGCACCGTGTTCGCGCACCGGCTGTTCGACTTCCCCGCCGTCGCGCTCCTCGTCGCCTACGTCTTCGCGACCGCGAAGATTCCGCACTGGGCGCTGACCAGCCTCGTCGTGTTCGGGCTCGTCGGGCTGGCGCTGCTCTCGGCCGCGGTCATCTCCGTGCGGCGGGCACACGGTGCGGCGCACGCGCTCGACGCGGGCGTCAGCTCGCTCAGACGGCTGCTCGTGATGGGGCGGCAGGGGCTCGTGGTCCTGCGGGCGCCGCTGCCGGCCGCCGGCGCGGCGTTCTTCCAGCTCGGCGGCTGGGTCCTGCAGCTCCTCGCCGTCTACGCGGTGATGCGGGCGTTCGACCTCGGCGTGCACCTGCCGGCGGCGGGCCTCGTGCTGCTGCTGATGAACGTCGCCACGATCTTCCCGTTCTGGCCCGGCAACATCGGCCTGCTGCAGGCGGCCGTCGCGCTGCCTCTCGTCACCTACGGGGTCGCCTACGGCGTCGGGTTCGCGTTCGCGCTCGTCCTGCAGGCGGTCGAGATGTCGGTCGGCGTCGGCGTCGGGCTCGCCTTCCTCACCCGCGAGGGGCTCTCGCTCGCCTCCCTGCAGCGCATGGAGGAGGAGCAGGAGTACGAGGAAGACGCGATCATCGCGCGCGAGGCGGCAAGGGTCGGGTCCGAGGCAGCGCGCGAGCACACGCCGGCGCTCTGA
- a CDS encoding cyclodeaminase/cyclohydrolase family protein: MTEQTDPASPPAVAAPASPLDRFLDELEAPAPAPSGGTAAATAAAMAAALVVMVARGTPTWEEAPGIAAQARRLRERLQLLGDEDTRAYRAVLDAMRDVPGRTPEQRDFALGRALIAAAEVPLRIADAAADVAELAALAAAAGKHTLRPDATAAAILAAAAVRASAHLVDVNLSTVPAGEHSGRAARLAAAAEAARSRALGDA, encoded by the coding sequence GTGACGGAACAGACGGATCCCGCATCTCCGCCGGCCGTGGCCGCGCCGGCAAGCCCGCTCGACCGTTTCCTCGACGAGCTCGAGGCGCCTGCGCCCGCTCCCTCGGGCGGCACGGCGGCCGCGACGGCCGCCGCCATGGCCGCGGCCCTCGTCGTCATGGTCGCGCGCGGAACGCCGACGTGGGAGGAGGCGCCGGGCATCGCCGCGCAGGCGCGCAGGCTGCGCGAGCGCCTGCAGCTGCTGGGAGACGAGGACACGCGCGCGTACCGGGCCGTGCTCGACGCGATGCGCGACGTACCGGGGAGGACGCCCGAGCAGCGCGACTTCGCGCTCGGCCGCGCGCTGATCGCGGCGGCAGAGGTGCCTCTGCGCATCGCGGACGCCGCCGCCGACGTCGCCGAGCTGGCGGCGCTCGCCGCGGCCGCGGGCAAGCACACGCTGCGCCCCGACGCGACCGCGGCCGCGATCCTCGCCGCGGCCGCGGTGCGGGCGTCCGCCCACCTCGTCGACGTGAACCTCTCCACCGTCCCGGCGGGCGAGCACTCCGGCCGCGCCGCCCGTCTCGCCGCGGCCGCCGAGGCGGCCCGGAGCCGTGCCCTGGGAGACGCATGA
- a CDS encoding cyclic nucleotide-binding domain-containing protein produces the protein MPRPSAALIRSVPLFADLDDRTVERLAGEFIERHFDAGTAIATEGVDGLNFFVVASGEATVSVGGEQVGTLGPGDSFGEVALVDKSARSATVVATMPLVAYALPVWSFRPFVEQRPELAWKLLETLAERLRAAESR, from the coding sequence ATGCCGCGGCCCTCGGCAGCGCTCATCCGCTCCGTGCCCCTCTTCGCCGACCTCGACGACAGGACCGTCGAGCGGCTCGCCGGCGAGTTCATCGAGCGCCACTTCGACGCGGGCACGGCGATCGCCACCGAGGGCGTCGACGGGCTCAACTTCTTCGTCGTCGCAAGCGGCGAGGCGACGGTCAGCGTCGGCGGCGAGCAGGTCGGCACGCTCGGCCCCGGCGACTCGTTCGGCGAGGTCGCGCTCGTCGACAAGTCTGCCCGGTCGGCAACCGTCGTCGCGACGATGCCGCTCGTGGCCTATGCGCTCCCCGTGTGGAGCTTCCGGCCGTTCGTCGAGCAGCGCCCCGAGCTCGCGTGGAAGCTGCTCGAGACGCTCGCCGAGCGCCTCCGCGCGGCAGAGTCGCGCTAG
- the xseB gene encoding exodeoxyribonuclease VII small subunit — protein sequence MSEAERPFEELQRELEEIVGRLERGDVQVDEAIVLWQRGEELYRRCATMLEAAEGRIEALSADARDSGEPGL from the coding sequence GTGAGCGAGGCGGAGAGGCCGTTCGAGGAGCTCCAGCGCGAGCTGGAGGAGATAGTCGGGCGGCTCGAGCGCGGCGACGTGCAGGTGGACGAGGCGATCGTGCTGTGGCAGCGCGGCGAGGAGCTGTATCGCCGCTGCGCCACGATGCTCGAGGCGGCCGAGGGGCGGATCGAGGCGCTGTCGGCCGACGCCCGTGACAGCGGCGAGCCCGGTCTGTAA
- the xseA gene encoding exodeoxyribonuclease VII large subunit, whose product MKVEPILYGERKVYPVSAFNRGVASWLRRLPELWVEGEVTELRRNEAWATVFFTLKDPATGACLPATMQRRSFDALQLGLADGERVHVQGRAELYEAKGELAFRAAAIERLGSGDHLAALERLKQALAAEGLFRAERKRPLPRFPRAVGLLTGADAAARGDVLTGIRARFPPAHVVVAETRVQGAGSAERIVAALSALAAHPRVDVVIVARGGGSFEDLLPFSDERVVRAVAACPVPVVSAVGHEQDTPLCDLAADARASTPTAAARIVVPDAGELLASLQRSRTGLERSVRRLLERDRERLARQHDRLRAAPRLLLERRRAALDRSGARLQALSPRATLERGYAIVRHGDAAVRDAATVPAGAHVEVELARGALAALVEEVRR is encoded by the coding sequence ATGAAGGTCGAGCCGATCCTCTACGGCGAGCGCAAGGTGTATCCCGTCTCCGCCTTCAACCGCGGCGTCGCAAGCTGGCTGCGGCGGCTCCCCGAGCTCTGGGTCGAGGGCGAGGTGACAGAGCTGCGCCGCAACGAGGCGTGGGCGACCGTGTTCTTCACGCTCAAGGACCCGGCGACCGGCGCCTGCCTGCCGGCGACGATGCAGCGCCGGAGCTTCGACGCGCTGCAGCTCGGGCTCGCGGACGGCGAGCGCGTGCACGTGCAGGGGCGAGCGGAGCTGTACGAGGCGAAGGGGGAGCTCGCGTTCCGGGCGGCCGCGATCGAACGGCTGGGCAGCGGCGACCATCTCGCCGCGCTCGAGCGCCTGAAGCAGGCGCTCGCCGCCGAGGGCCTGTTTCGCGCCGAGCGCAAGCGCCCGCTGCCGCGCTTCCCGCGCGCCGTCGGCCTCCTCACCGGCGCCGACGCGGCCGCCAGGGGCGACGTGCTCACCGGCATCCGCGCCCGCTTCCCGCCCGCCCACGTCGTCGTCGCCGAGACGCGGGTGCAAGGAGCGGGTTCCGCGGAGCGCATCGTCGCCGCCCTGTCGGCGCTCGCAGCCCACCCGCGCGTGGACGTCGTCATCGTCGCCCGCGGGGGCGGCAGCTTCGAGGACCTGCTGCCGTTCAGCGACGAGCGCGTCGTGCGCGCCGTCGCCGCCTGCCCGGTGCCGGTGGTCTCGGCCGTCGGCCACGAGCAGGACACGCCGCTGTGCGACCTCGCCGCGGACGCGCGCGCGTCGACGCCGACCGCGGCGGCACGCATCGTCGTGCCCGACGCCGGCGAGCTGCTGGCGTCGCTCCAGCGCTCGCGCACGGGACTCGAGCGCTCCGTGCGGCGCCTGCTCGAGCGCGACCGCGAGCGGCTCGCGCGACAGCACGACCGCCTGCGCGCGGCACCGCGGCTGCTGCTCGAGCGCAGGCGGGCCGCGCTCGACCGGTCGGGCGCCCGTCTGCAGGCGCTCTCGCCCCGGGCGACGCTCGAGCGCGGGTATGCGATCGTCCGTCACGGCGACGCGGCTGTCCGCGACGCGGCTACGGTGCCCGCGGGAGCGCACGTGGAGGTCGAGCTGGCGCGCGGCGCGCTCGCGGCGCTCGTCGAGGAGGTGCGGCGGTGA
- a CDS encoding class I SAM-dependent methyltransferase, producing MSDRRRHAQQLFAPLGPSYDRVGATLSLGQDPRWRRFMVSRLPRDGGTVLDVATGTGLVAAQLVRRGFRVTGLDQSPAMLAEARRRFGGRVELVEASATEIPFPDASFDHLTFTYLLRYVDDPAATLRELARVVRPGGTIASLEFCLPRGIWRPLWDRYVAVGLPAAGRLVSPGWHEVGRFLGPSIRDFYERFPLELQLGLWARAGVRDVRARRMSLGGGVVVWGVKR from the coding sequence ATGTCCGACCGACGCCGCCATGCGCAGCAGCTCTTCGCTCCGCTCGGCCCGAGCTACGACCGGGTCGGGGCGACCCTCTCGCTCGGCCAGGACCCGCGCTGGCGGCGCTTCATGGTCTCGCGCCTGCCGCGGGACGGCGGCACGGTGCTCGACGTCGCCACCGGCACGGGCCTCGTCGCCGCGCAGCTCGTGCGCCGCGGCTTCCGGGTCACCGGGCTCGACCAGAGCCCCGCCATGCTGGCCGAGGCGCGCCGGCGCTTCGGCGGCCGCGTCGAGCTCGTCGAGGCCTCGGCGACGGAGATCCCGTTTCCGGACGCGTCCTTCGACCATCTCACCTTCACGTACCTGCTCCGCTACGTCGACGATCCCGCGGCGACGCTGCGCGAGCTCGCGCGCGTCGTGCGGCCGGGAGGGACCATCGCCTCGCTCGAGTTCTGCCTGCCGCGGGGCATCTGGCGCCCTCTCTGGGATCGCTACGTCGCGGTCGGCCTGCCCGCCGCGGGCAGGCTCGTCTCACCGGGCTGGCACGAGGTCGGCCGCTTCCTCGGCCCCTCGATCCGTGACTTCTACGAGCGCTTCCCGTTGGAGCTGCAGCTCGGGCTGTGGGCCCGCGCCGGCGTGCGGGACGTGCGCGCCCGCCGCATGAGCCTCGGCGGCGGCGTCGTCGTATGGGGGGTCAAGAGATGA
- a CDS encoding proline dehydrogenase family protein yields the protein MGLLDRALVRVLPAVPRSVVRRVSAPYIAGPTLDDARRTVSALNAEGKRATVDVLGEEITRHEEARAIADAYRAVLAAIESDRLDANVSVKLTGIGLKLDLGLCRELLESLVREARARGTFVRIDMEDATCVDDTLALYRGLREGGLDNVGIVLQAYLKRTLADIGDLRDLRPSVRLCKGIYVEPASIAFQEDDVVRRSYLACLEALLDAGCRVAVATHDEHLIGETLRRVAGLGPDAYEFQMLLGVRPGRATELVAGGHRVRVYVPFGRRWYEYSLRRLQENPRMAGMIAKATVGRIAGRG from the coding sequence ATGGGCCTTCTCGACCGCGCTCTCGTCCGTGTCCTGCCGGCCGTGCCACGGTCGGTCGTGCGTCGCGTCTCCGCTCCGTACATCGCCGGTCCGACGCTCGACGACGCCCGCCGCACGGTCTCCGCGCTCAACGCCGAGGGGAAGCGGGCCACCGTCGACGTGCTCGGCGAGGAGATCACCCGGCACGAGGAGGCGCGGGCGATCGCCGACGCCTACCGCGCGGTTCTCGCGGCGATCGAGTCCGACCGGCTCGACGCGAACGTCTCGGTGAAGCTCACGGGGATCGGGCTCAAGCTCGACCTCGGCCTCTGCCGCGAGCTGCTCGAGTCGCTCGTGCGCGAGGCGCGGGCGCGCGGCACGTTCGTGCGCATCGACATGGAGGACGCGACCTGCGTCGACGACACGCTGGCGCTCTACCGCGGGCTGCGCGAAGGCGGGCTCGACAACGTCGGCATCGTGCTGCAGGCGTACCTGAAGCGGACGCTCGCAGACATCGGCGACCTGCGCGACCTGCGCCCGAGCGTGCGCCTGTGCAAGGGGATCTACGTCGAGCCCGCGTCGATCGCCTTCCAGGAGGACGACGTCGTGCGCCGCTCCTACCTGGCCTGTCTCGAGGCGCTGCTCGACGCAGGTTGCAGGGTCGCCGTCGCGACCCACGACGAGCACCTGATCGGGGAGACGCTCCGGCGTGTCGCCGGGCTCGGGCCGGACGCGTACGAGTTCCAGATGCTGCTCGGCGTGCGCCCCGGCCGCGCGACGGAGCTCGTCGCCGGCGGGCACCGGGTACGCGTGTACGTCCCCTTCGGCCGGCGCTGGTACGAGTATTCGCTCCGTCGCCTGCAGGAGAATCCCCGCATGGCGGGGATGATCGCGAAGGCGACGGTCGGGCGTATCGCCGGGAGGGGCTAG